The Balaenoptera acutorostrata chromosome 10, mBalAcu1.1, whole genome shotgun sequence genome has a window encoding:
- the IL17RC gene encoding interleukin-17 receptor C isoform X6, with the protein MPVPWFFLSLALGRNPVVLSLERVVGPQDTARCSPGLSCHLWDGDVLCLPGSLVSAPGPMLVPTRLQTELVLRCYKETDCDLCVRVAVHLAVHGYWEEPEDEEKFGIAEDPEIEEPRNASLQAHVVLSFQAYPTARCVLLEVQVPAALVQPGQSVGSVVFDCFEAALGAEVRIWSYTQPRYQKELNLTQQLPALPGLNVSADGDDVRLVLDVPEEMRFGLSLYWNQVPGPAKPWWHRNLTGPQTITLNHTDLVPCLCIQVWPLEPDSVRTSICPFREDPRAHRNLWRAARLQLLPPRAWRLDAPCSLPAEATLCWQAPDGGPCQPLVPPLPRENVTVNKALEFPLLKGHPNICVQVSTWEKQELQECLWADSLGPLKDDMLLVETRGPQDNRSLCALESSGCTPLLSRASTRAARLGGPLLQDVQSGQCLQLWDDDLGALWACPMEKYIHRRWALVWLACLLLAAVLFLLLLLKKNHVKAAARSRAALLLYSADDAGFERLVGALASALFQLPLRVAVDLWSRRELSAQGPLAWFHAQRRQTLQEGGVVVLLFSPGAVALCREWLQDATSAAGAHGPHDAFAASLSCLLPDFLQGRAPGRYVGAYFDRLLSPDAVPALFRSVPVFSLPSQLPDFLGTLQGPAAPRPWRLAERAEQVSRALQPALDSCFRAPGTGRGMGPEAENRT; encoded by the exons ATGCCTGTGCCCTGGTTCTTTCTGTCCTTGGCACTGGGCCGAAACCCTGTGGTCCTCTCTCTAGAGAGGGTTGTGGGGCCTCAGGACACTGCCCGCTGTTCTCCG GGCCTTTCCTGCCACCTCTGGG ATGGTGACGTGCTCTGCCTGCCTGGGAGCCTCGTGTCTGCCCCGGGCCCCATGCTGGTGCCCACACGCCTGCAGACAGAGCTGGTGCTAAGGTGCTACAAGGAGACCGACTGTGACCTCTGTGTGCGTGTGGCCGTCCACTTGGCTGTGCATG GGTACTGGGAAGAGCCTGAAGATGAAGAGAAGTTTGGAATTGCAGAGGACCCAGAGATCGAGGAGCCTAGGAACG CCTCTCTCCAGGCCCACGTCGTGCTCTCCTTCCAGGCCTACCCTACTGCCCGCTGCGTCCTACTGGAGGTGCAAGTGCCTGCTGCCCTCGTGCAGCCTGGTCAGTCTGTG GGCTCTGTAGTATTTGACTGCTTCGAGGCTGCCCTGGGGGCTGAGGTGCGAATCTGGTCCTACACTCAGCCCCGGTACCAGAAGGAACTCAATCTCACACAGCAGCTGCCTG CCCTGCCAGGGCTCAACGTGTCTGCAGATGGCGACGACGTGCGCCTGGTGCTGGACGTCCCTGAGGAGATGCGCTTTGGCCTCTCCCTGTACTGGAACCAGGTCCCGGGCCCTGCAAAACCCTGGTGGCACAGAAACCTG ACTGGGCCGCAGACCATTACCTTGAACCACACAGACCTGGTTCCCTGCCTCTGTATTCAG GTGTGGCCTCTGGAGCCCGACTCTGTCAGGACCAGCATCTGCCCCTTTAGGGAGG ACCCCCGTGCACACCGGAACCTTTGGCGTGCCGCCCGGCTGCAGCTGCTGCCCCCGCGGGCCTGGCGGCTGGACGCGCCGTGCTCACTACCCGCTGAGGCCACACTGTGCTGGCAGGCACCGGATGGGGGCCCCTGCCAGCCGCTGGTCCCACCGCTGCCCCGAGAGAATGTCACTGTGAAC AAGGCTCTTGAGTTCCCATTGCTGAAAGGCCACCCCAACATCTGTGTCCAG GTGAGCACCTGGGAGAAGCAGGAGCTACAAGAGTGCTTGTGGGCTG ACTCCCTGGGGCCCCTCAAGGATGACATGCTGCTGGTGGAGACACGAGGCCCCCAGGACAACAGATCACTCTGTGCCTTGGAATCCAGTGGCTGCACTCCACTGCTTAGCAGGGCGTCCACG AGGGCAGCTCGTCTTGGAGGACCATTACTACAAGATGTGCAGTCAGGCCAGTGTCTTCAG CTGTGGGATGATGACCTGGGAGCACTATGGGCCTGCCCCATGGAAAAGT ACATCCACCGGCGCTGGGCCCTGGTCTGGCTGGCCTGCTTACTCTTGGCCGCtgtgcttttccttctcctcctcctcaaaaAGAACCACGTGAAAG CGGCCGCCAGGAGCCGCGCGGCTCTGCTCCTCTACTCCGCCGACGACGCTGGCTTCGAGCGCCTGGTGGGCGCCCTGGCTTCGGCGCTGTTCCAGCTGCCGCTGCGCGTGGCCGTGGACCTGTGGAGCCGCCGCGAACTGAGTGCGCAGGGGCCCCTGGCCTGGTTCCACGCGCAGCGGCGCCAGACCCTGCAGGAGGGCGGCGTGGTGGTCCTGCTCTTCTCGCCCGGGGCCGTGGCGCTGTGCCGCGAATGGCTGCAGGACGCGACGTCGGCGGCCGGGGCTCACGGCCCGCACGACGCCTTCGCCGCCTCGCTCAGCTGCTTGCTGCCAGACTTCTTGCAGGGTCGGGCGCCCGGCCGCTACGTCGGGGCCTACTTCGACAGACTGCTGTCCCCGGACGCCGTGCCCGCCCTGTTCCGCAGCGTGCCGGTCTTCTCACTGCCCTCACAGCTGCCCGACTTCCTGGGGACCCTGCAGGGGCCCGCAGCCCCCCGCCCCTGGCGGCTCGCGGAGAGAGCGGAGCAGGTATCCCGGGCCCTGCAGCCCGCCCTGGACAGCTGCTTCCGGGCCCCGGGGACGGGACGCGGGATGGGGCCTGAGGCAGAGAACAGGACTTGA
- the IL17RC gene encoding interleukin-17 receptor C isoform X4, translating into MPVPWFFLSLALGRNPVVLSLERVVGPQDTARCSPGLSCHLWDGDVLCLPGSLVSAPGPMLVPTRLQTELVLRCYKETDCDLCVRVAVHLAVHGYWEEPEDEEKFGIAEDPEIEEPRNASLQAHVVLSFQAYPTARCVLLEVQVPAALVQPGQSVGSVVFDCFEAALGAEVRIWSYTQPRYQKELNLTQQLPALPGLNVSADGDDVRLVLDVPEEMRFGLSLYWNQVPGPAKPWWHRNLTGPQTITLNHTDLVPCLCIQVWPLEPDSVRTSICPFREDPRAHRNLWRAARLQLLPPRAWRLDAPCSLPAEATLCWQAPDGGPCQPLVPPLPRENVTVNKALEFPLLKGHPNICVQVSTWEKQELQECLWADSLGPLKDDMLLVETRGPQDNRSLCALESSGCTPLLSRASTRAARLGGPLLQDVQSGQCLQLWDDDLGALWACPMEKYIHRRWALVWLACLLLAAVLFLLLLLKKNHVKGWLRLLKEDVRAGAAARSRAALLLYSADDAGFERLVGALASALFQLPLRVAVDLWSRRELSAQGPLAWFHAQRRQTLQEGGVVVLLFSPGAVALCREWLQDATSAAGAHGPHDAFAASLSCLLPDFLQGRAPGRYVGAYFDRLLSPDAVPALFRSVPVFSLPSQLPDFLGTLQGPAAPRPWRLAERAEQVSRALQPALDSCFRAPGTGRGMGPEAENRT; encoded by the exons ATGCCTGTGCCCTGGTTCTTTCTGTCCTTGGCACTGGGCCGAAACCCTGTGGTCCTCTCTCTAGAGAGGGTTGTGGGGCCTCAGGACACTGCCCGCTGTTCTCCG GGCCTTTCCTGCCACCTCTGGG ATGGTGACGTGCTCTGCCTGCCTGGGAGCCTCGTGTCTGCCCCGGGCCCCATGCTGGTGCCCACACGCCTGCAGACAGAGCTGGTGCTAAGGTGCTACAAGGAGACCGACTGTGACCTCTGTGTGCGTGTGGCCGTCCACTTGGCTGTGCATG GGTACTGGGAAGAGCCTGAAGATGAAGAGAAGTTTGGAATTGCAGAGGACCCAGAGATCGAGGAGCCTAGGAACG CCTCTCTCCAGGCCCACGTCGTGCTCTCCTTCCAGGCCTACCCTACTGCCCGCTGCGTCCTACTGGAGGTGCAAGTGCCTGCTGCCCTCGTGCAGCCTGGTCAGTCTGTG GGCTCTGTAGTATTTGACTGCTTCGAGGCTGCCCTGGGGGCTGAGGTGCGAATCTGGTCCTACACTCAGCCCCGGTACCAGAAGGAACTCAATCTCACACAGCAGCTGCCTG CCCTGCCAGGGCTCAACGTGTCTGCAGATGGCGACGACGTGCGCCTGGTGCTGGACGTCCCTGAGGAGATGCGCTTTGGCCTCTCCCTGTACTGGAACCAGGTCCCGGGCCCTGCAAAACCCTGGTGGCACAGAAACCTG ACTGGGCCGCAGACCATTACCTTGAACCACACAGACCTGGTTCCCTGCCTCTGTATTCAG GTGTGGCCTCTGGAGCCCGACTCTGTCAGGACCAGCATCTGCCCCTTTAGGGAGG ACCCCCGTGCACACCGGAACCTTTGGCGTGCCGCCCGGCTGCAGCTGCTGCCCCCGCGGGCCTGGCGGCTGGACGCGCCGTGCTCACTACCCGCTGAGGCCACACTGTGCTGGCAGGCACCGGATGGGGGCCCCTGCCAGCCGCTGGTCCCACCGCTGCCCCGAGAGAATGTCACTGTGAAC AAGGCTCTTGAGTTCCCATTGCTGAAAGGCCACCCCAACATCTGTGTCCAG GTGAGCACCTGGGAGAAGCAGGAGCTACAAGAGTGCTTGTGGGCTG ACTCCCTGGGGCCCCTCAAGGATGACATGCTGCTGGTGGAGACACGAGGCCCCCAGGACAACAGATCACTCTGTGCCTTGGAATCCAGTGGCTGCACTCCACTGCTTAGCAGGGCGTCCACG AGGGCAGCTCGTCTTGGAGGACCATTACTACAAGATGTGCAGTCAGGCCAGTGTCTTCAG CTGTGGGATGATGACCTGGGAGCACTATGGGCCTGCCCCATGGAAAAGT ACATCCACCGGCGCTGGGCCCTGGTCTGGCTGGCCTGCTTACTCTTGGCCGCtgtgcttttccttctcctcctcctcaaaaAGAACCACGTGAAAG GGTGGCTGAGGCTCTTGAAGGAGGACGTCCGCGCGGGGG CGGCCGCCAGGAGCCGCGCGGCTCTGCTCCTCTACTCCGCCGACGACGCTGGCTTCGAGCGCCTGGTGGGCGCCCTGGCTTCGGCGCTGTTCCAGCTGCCGCTGCGCGTGGCCGTGGACCTGTGGAGCCGCCGCGAACTGAGTGCGCAGGGGCCCCTGGCCTGGTTCCACGCGCAGCGGCGCCAGACCCTGCAGGAGGGCGGCGTGGTGGTCCTGCTCTTCTCGCCCGGGGCCGTGGCGCTGTGCCGCGAATGGCTGCAGGACGCGACGTCGGCGGCCGGGGCTCACGGCCCGCACGACGCCTTCGCCGCCTCGCTCAGCTGCTTGCTGCCAGACTTCTTGCAGGGTCGGGCGCCCGGCCGCTACGTCGGGGCCTACTTCGACAGACTGCTGTCCCCGGACGCCGTGCCCGCCCTGTTCCGCAGCGTGCCGGTCTTCTCACTGCCCTCACAGCTGCCCGACTTCCTGGGGACCCTGCAGGGGCCCGCAGCCCCCCGCCCCTGGCGGCTCGCGGAGAGAGCGGAGCAGGTATCCCGGGCCCTGCAGCCCGCCCTGGACAGCTGCTTCCGGGCCCCGGGGACGGGACGCGGGATGGGGCCTGAGGCAGAGAACAGGACTTGA
- the IL17RC gene encoding interleukin-17 receptor C isoform X2, whose protein sequence is MPVPWFFLSLALGRNPVVLSLERVVGPQDTARCSPGLSCHLWDGDVLCLPGSLVSAPGPMLVPTRLQTELVLRCYKETDCDLCVRVAVHLAVHGYWEEPEDEEKFGIAEDPEIEEPRNASLQAHVVLSFQAYPTARCVLLEVQVPAALVQPGQSVGSVVFDCFEAALGAEVRIWSYTQPRYQKELNLTQQLPDCRGLEVRDSIQSCWALPGLNVSADGDDVRLVLDVPEEMRFGLSLYWNQVPGPAKPWWHRNLTGPQTITLNHTDLVPCLCIQVWPLEPDSVRTSICPFREDPRAHRNLWRAARLQLLPPRAWRLDAPCSLPAEATLCWQAPDGGPCQPLVPPLPRENVTVNALEFPLLKGHPNICVQVSTWEKQELQECLWADSLGPLKDDMLLVETRGPQDNRSLCALESSGCTPLLSRASTRAARLGGPLLQDVQSGQCLQLWDDDLGALWACPMEKYIHRRWALVWLACLLLAAVLFLLLLLKKNHVKGWLRLLKEDVRAGAAARSRAALLLYSADDAGFERLVGALASALFQLPLRVAVDLWSRRELSAQGPLAWFHAQRRQTLQEGGVVVLLFSPGAVALCREWLQDATSAAGAHGPHDAFAASLSCLLPDFLQGRAPGRYVGAYFDRLLSPDAVPALFRSVPVFSLPSQLPDFLGTLQGPAAPRPWRLAERAEQVSRALQPALDSCFRAPGTGRGMGPEAENRT, encoded by the exons ATGCCTGTGCCCTGGTTCTTTCTGTCCTTGGCACTGGGCCGAAACCCTGTGGTCCTCTCTCTAGAGAGGGTTGTGGGGCCTCAGGACACTGCCCGCTGTTCTCCG GGCCTTTCCTGCCACCTCTGGG ATGGTGACGTGCTCTGCCTGCCTGGGAGCCTCGTGTCTGCCCCGGGCCCCATGCTGGTGCCCACACGCCTGCAGACAGAGCTGGTGCTAAGGTGCTACAAGGAGACCGACTGTGACCTCTGTGTGCGTGTGGCCGTCCACTTGGCTGTGCATG GGTACTGGGAAGAGCCTGAAGATGAAGAGAAGTTTGGAATTGCAGAGGACCCAGAGATCGAGGAGCCTAGGAACG CCTCTCTCCAGGCCCACGTCGTGCTCTCCTTCCAGGCCTACCCTACTGCCCGCTGCGTCCTACTGGAGGTGCAAGTGCCTGCTGCCCTCGTGCAGCCTGGTCAGTCTGTG GGCTCTGTAGTATTTGACTGCTTCGAGGCTGCCCTGGGGGCTGAGGTGCGAATCTGGTCCTACACTCAGCCCCGGTACCAGAAGGAACTCAATCTCACACAGCAGCTGCCTG ACTGCAGGGGTCTCGAAGTCCGGGACAGCATTCAGAGCTGCTGGG CCCTGCCAGGGCTCAACGTGTCTGCAGATGGCGACGACGTGCGCCTGGTGCTGGACGTCCCTGAGGAGATGCGCTTTGGCCTCTCCCTGTACTGGAACCAGGTCCCGGGCCCTGCAAAACCCTGGTGGCACAGAAACCTG ACTGGGCCGCAGACCATTACCTTGAACCACACAGACCTGGTTCCCTGCCTCTGTATTCAG GTGTGGCCTCTGGAGCCCGACTCTGTCAGGACCAGCATCTGCCCCTTTAGGGAGG ACCCCCGTGCACACCGGAACCTTTGGCGTGCCGCCCGGCTGCAGCTGCTGCCCCCGCGGGCCTGGCGGCTGGACGCGCCGTGCTCACTACCCGCTGAGGCCACACTGTGCTGGCAGGCACCGGATGGGGGCCCCTGCCAGCCGCTGGTCCCACCGCTGCCCCGAGAGAATGTCACTGTGAAC GCTCTTGAGTTCCCATTGCTGAAAGGCCACCCCAACATCTGTGTCCAG GTGAGCACCTGGGAGAAGCAGGAGCTACAAGAGTGCTTGTGGGCTG ACTCCCTGGGGCCCCTCAAGGATGACATGCTGCTGGTGGAGACACGAGGCCCCCAGGACAACAGATCACTCTGTGCCTTGGAATCCAGTGGCTGCACTCCACTGCTTAGCAGGGCGTCCACG AGGGCAGCTCGTCTTGGAGGACCATTACTACAAGATGTGCAGTCAGGCCAGTGTCTTCAG CTGTGGGATGATGACCTGGGAGCACTATGGGCCTGCCCCATGGAAAAGT ACATCCACCGGCGCTGGGCCCTGGTCTGGCTGGCCTGCTTACTCTTGGCCGCtgtgcttttccttctcctcctcctcaaaaAGAACCACGTGAAAG GGTGGCTGAGGCTCTTGAAGGAGGACGTCCGCGCGGGGG CGGCCGCCAGGAGCCGCGCGGCTCTGCTCCTCTACTCCGCCGACGACGCTGGCTTCGAGCGCCTGGTGGGCGCCCTGGCTTCGGCGCTGTTCCAGCTGCCGCTGCGCGTGGCCGTGGACCTGTGGAGCCGCCGCGAACTGAGTGCGCAGGGGCCCCTGGCCTGGTTCCACGCGCAGCGGCGCCAGACCCTGCAGGAGGGCGGCGTGGTGGTCCTGCTCTTCTCGCCCGGGGCCGTGGCGCTGTGCCGCGAATGGCTGCAGGACGCGACGTCGGCGGCCGGGGCTCACGGCCCGCACGACGCCTTCGCCGCCTCGCTCAGCTGCTTGCTGCCAGACTTCTTGCAGGGTCGGGCGCCCGGCCGCTACGTCGGGGCCTACTTCGACAGACTGCTGTCCCCGGACGCCGTGCCCGCCCTGTTCCGCAGCGTGCCGGTCTTCTCACTGCCCTCACAGCTGCCCGACTTCCTGGGGACCCTGCAGGGGCCCGCAGCCCCCCGCCCCTGGCGGCTCGCGGAGAGAGCGGAGCAGGTATCCCGGGCCCTGCAGCCCGCCCTGGACAGCTGCTTCCGGGCCCCGGGGACGGGACGCGGGATGGGGCCTGAGGCAGAGAACAGGACTTGA
- the IL17RC gene encoding interleukin-17 receptor C isoform X3 — protein MPVPWFFLSLALGRNPVVLSLERVVGPQDTARCSPGLSCHLWDGDVLCLPGSLVSAPGPMLVPTRLQTELVLRCYKETDCDLCVRVAVHLAVHGYWEEPEDEEKFGIAEDPEIEEPRNASLQAHVVLSFQAYPTARCVLLEVQVPAALVQPGQSVGSVVFDCFEAALGAEVRIWSYTQPRYQKELNLTQQLPDCRGLEVRDSIQSCWALPGLNVSADGDDVRLVLDVPEEMRFGLSLYWNQVPGPAKPWWHRNLTGPQTITLNHTDLVPCLCIQVWPLEPDSVRTSICPFREDPRAHRNLWRAARLQLLPPRAWRLDAPCSLPAEATLCWQAPDGGPCQPLVPPLPRENVTVNKALEFPLLKGHPNICVQVSTWEKQELQECLWADSLGPLKDDMLLVETRGPQDNRSLCALESSGCTPLLSRASTRAARLGGPLLQDVQSGQCLQLWDDDLGALWACPMEKYIHRRWALVWLACLLLAAVLFLLLLLKKNHVKAAARSRAALLLYSADDAGFERLVGALASALFQLPLRVAVDLWSRRELSAQGPLAWFHAQRRQTLQEGGVVVLLFSPGAVALCREWLQDATSAAGAHGPHDAFAASLSCLLPDFLQGRAPGRYVGAYFDRLLSPDAVPALFRSVPVFSLPSQLPDFLGTLQGPAAPRPWRLAERAEQVSRALQPALDSCFRAPGTGRGMGPEAENRT, from the exons ATGCCTGTGCCCTGGTTCTTTCTGTCCTTGGCACTGGGCCGAAACCCTGTGGTCCTCTCTCTAGAGAGGGTTGTGGGGCCTCAGGACACTGCCCGCTGTTCTCCG GGCCTTTCCTGCCACCTCTGGG ATGGTGACGTGCTCTGCCTGCCTGGGAGCCTCGTGTCTGCCCCGGGCCCCATGCTGGTGCCCACACGCCTGCAGACAGAGCTGGTGCTAAGGTGCTACAAGGAGACCGACTGTGACCTCTGTGTGCGTGTGGCCGTCCACTTGGCTGTGCATG GGTACTGGGAAGAGCCTGAAGATGAAGAGAAGTTTGGAATTGCAGAGGACCCAGAGATCGAGGAGCCTAGGAACG CCTCTCTCCAGGCCCACGTCGTGCTCTCCTTCCAGGCCTACCCTACTGCCCGCTGCGTCCTACTGGAGGTGCAAGTGCCTGCTGCCCTCGTGCAGCCTGGTCAGTCTGTG GGCTCTGTAGTATTTGACTGCTTCGAGGCTGCCCTGGGGGCTGAGGTGCGAATCTGGTCCTACACTCAGCCCCGGTACCAGAAGGAACTCAATCTCACACAGCAGCTGCCTG ACTGCAGGGGTCTCGAAGTCCGGGACAGCATTCAGAGCTGCTGGG CCCTGCCAGGGCTCAACGTGTCTGCAGATGGCGACGACGTGCGCCTGGTGCTGGACGTCCCTGAGGAGATGCGCTTTGGCCTCTCCCTGTACTGGAACCAGGTCCCGGGCCCTGCAAAACCCTGGTGGCACAGAAACCTG ACTGGGCCGCAGACCATTACCTTGAACCACACAGACCTGGTTCCCTGCCTCTGTATTCAG GTGTGGCCTCTGGAGCCCGACTCTGTCAGGACCAGCATCTGCCCCTTTAGGGAGG ACCCCCGTGCACACCGGAACCTTTGGCGTGCCGCCCGGCTGCAGCTGCTGCCCCCGCGGGCCTGGCGGCTGGACGCGCCGTGCTCACTACCCGCTGAGGCCACACTGTGCTGGCAGGCACCGGATGGGGGCCCCTGCCAGCCGCTGGTCCCACCGCTGCCCCGAGAGAATGTCACTGTGAAC AAGGCTCTTGAGTTCCCATTGCTGAAAGGCCACCCCAACATCTGTGTCCAG GTGAGCACCTGGGAGAAGCAGGAGCTACAAGAGTGCTTGTGGGCTG ACTCCCTGGGGCCCCTCAAGGATGACATGCTGCTGGTGGAGACACGAGGCCCCCAGGACAACAGATCACTCTGTGCCTTGGAATCCAGTGGCTGCACTCCACTGCTTAGCAGGGCGTCCACG AGGGCAGCTCGTCTTGGAGGACCATTACTACAAGATGTGCAGTCAGGCCAGTGTCTTCAG CTGTGGGATGATGACCTGGGAGCACTATGGGCCTGCCCCATGGAAAAGT ACATCCACCGGCGCTGGGCCCTGGTCTGGCTGGCCTGCTTACTCTTGGCCGCtgtgcttttccttctcctcctcctcaaaaAGAACCACGTGAAAG CGGCCGCCAGGAGCCGCGCGGCTCTGCTCCTCTACTCCGCCGACGACGCTGGCTTCGAGCGCCTGGTGGGCGCCCTGGCTTCGGCGCTGTTCCAGCTGCCGCTGCGCGTGGCCGTGGACCTGTGGAGCCGCCGCGAACTGAGTGCGCAGGGGCCCCTGGCCTGGTTCCACGCGCAGCGGCGCCAGACCCTGCAGGAGGGCGGCGTGGTGGTCCTGCTCTTCTCGCCCGGGGCCGTGGCGCTGTGCCGCGAATGGCTGCAGGACGCGACGTCGGCGGCCGGGGCTCACGGCCCGCACGACGCCTTCGCCGCCTCGCTCAGCTGCTTGCTGCCAGACTTCTTGCAGGGTCGGGCGCCCGGCCGCTACGTCGGGGCCTACTTCGACAGACTGCTGTCCCCGGACGCCGTGCCCGCCCTGTTCCGCAGCGTGCCGGTCTTCTCACTGCCCTCACAGCTGCCCGACTTCCTGGGGACCCTGCAGGGGCCCGCAGCCCCCCGCCCCTGGCGGCTCGCGGAGAGAGCGGAGCAGGTATCCCGGGCCCTGCAGCCCGCCCTGGACAGCTGCTTCCGGGCCCCGGGGACGGGACGCGGGATGGGGCCTGAGGCAGAGAACAGGACTTGA
- the IL17RC gene encoding interleukin-17 receptor C isoform X13 — MGAFPATSGGTGKSLKMKRSLELQRTQRSRSLGTGSVVFDCFEAALGAEVRIWSYTQPRYQKELNLTQQLPDCRGLEVRDSIQSCWALPGLNVSADGDDVRLVLDVPEEMRFGLSLYWNQVPGPAKPWWHRNLTGPQTITLNHTDLVPCLCIQVWPLEPDSVRTSICPFREDPRAHRNLWRAARLQLLPPRAWRLDAPCSLPAEATLCWQAPDGGPCQPLVPPLPRENVTVNKALEFPLLKGHPNICVQVSTWEKQELQECLWADSLGPLKDDMLLVETRGPQDNRSLCALESSGCTPLLSRASTRAARLGGPLLQDVQSGQCLQLWDDDLGALWACPMEKYIHRRWALVWLACLLLAAVLFLLLLLKKNHVKGWLRLLKEDVRAGAAARSRAALLLYSADDAGFERLVGALASALFQLPLRVAVDLWSRRELSAQGPLAWFHAQRRQTLQEGGVVVLLFSPGAVALCREWLQDATSAAGAHGPHDAFAASLSCLLPDFLQGRAPGRYVGAYFDRLLSPDAVPALFRSVPVFSLPSQLPDFLGTLQGPAAPRPWRLAERAEQVSRALQPALDSCFRAPGTGRGMGPEAENRT, encoded by the exons ATGGG GGCCTTTCCTGCCACCTCTGGG GGTACTGGGAAGAGCCTGAAGATGAAGAGAAGTTTGGAATTGCAGAGGACCCAGAGATCGAGGAGCCTAGGAACG GGCTCTGTAGTATTTGACTGCTTCGAGGCTGCCCTGGGGGCTGAGGTGCGAATCTGGTCCTACACTCAGCCCCGGTACCAGAAGGAACTCAATCTCACACAGCAGCTGCCTG ACTGCAGGGGTCTCGAAGTCCGGGACAGCATTCAGAGCTGCTGGG CCCTGCCAGGGCTCAACGTGTCTGCAGATGGCGACGACGTGCGCCTGGTGCTGGACGTCCCTGAGGAGATGCGCTTTGGCCTCTCCCTGTACTGGAACCAGGTCCCGGGCCCTGCAAAACCCTGGTGGCACAGAAACCTG ACTGGGCCGCAGACCATTACCTTGAACCACACAGACCTGGTTCCCTGCCTCTGTATTCAG GTGTGGCCTCTGGAGCCCGACTCTGTCAGGACCAGCATCTGCCCCTTTAGGGAGG ACCCCCGTGCACACCGGAACCTTTGGCGTGCCGCCCGGCTGCAGCTGCTGCCCCCGCGGGCCTGGCGGCTGGACGCGCCGTGCTCACTACCCGCTGAGGCCACACTGTGCTGGCAGGCACCGGATGGGGGCCCCTGCCAGCCGCTGGTCCCACCGCTGCCCCGAGAGAATGTCACTGTGAAC AAGGCTCTTGAGTTCCCATTGCTGAAAGGCCACCCCAACATCTGTGTCCAG GTGAGCACCTGGGAGAAGCAGGAGCTACAAGAGTGCTTGTGGGCTG ACTCCCTGGGGCCCCTCAAGGATGACATGCTGCTGGTGGAGACACGAGGCCCCCAGGACAACAGATCACTCTGTGCCTTGGAATCCAGTGGCTGCACTCCACTGCTTAGCAGGGCGTCCACG AGGGCAGCTCGTCTTGGAGGACCATTACTACAAGATGTGCAGTCAGGCCAGTGTCTTCAG CTGTGGGATGATGACCTGGGAGCACTATGGGCCTGCCCCATGGAAAAGT ACATCCACCGGCGCTGGGCCCTGGTCTGGCTGGCCTGCTTACTCTTGGCCGCtgtgcttttccttctcctcctcctcaaaaAGAACCACGTGAAAG GGTGGCTGAGGCTCTTGAAGGAGGACGTCCGCGCGGGGG CGGCCGCCAGGAGCCGCGCGGCTCTGCTCCTCTACTCCGCCGACGACGCTGGCTTCGAGCGCCTGGTGGGCGCCCTGGCTTCGGCGCTGTTCCAGCTGCCGCTGCGCGTGGCCGTGGACCTGTGGAGCCGCCGCGAACTGAGTGCGCAGGGGCCCCTGGCCTGGTTCCACGCGCAGCGGCGCCAGACCCTGCAGGAGGGCGGCGTGGTGGTCCTGCTCTTCTCGCCCGGGGCCGTGGCGCTGTGCCGCGAATGGCTGCAGGACGCGACGTCGGCGGCCGGGGCTCACGGCCCGCACGACGCCTTCGCCGCCTCGCTCAGCTGCTTGCTGCCAGACTTCTTGCAGGGTCGGGCGCCCGGCCGCTACGTCGGGGCCTACTTCGACAGACTGCTGTCCCCGGACGCCGTGCCCGCCCTGTTCCGCAGCGTGCCGGTCTTCTCACTGCCCTCACAGCTGCCCGACTTCCTGGGGACCCTGCAGGGGCCCGCAGCCCCCCGCCCCTGGCGGCTCGCGGAGAGAGCGGAGCAGGTATCCCGGGCCCTGCAGCCCGCCCTGGACAGCTGCTTCCGGGCCCCGGGGACGGGACGCGGGATGGGGCCTGAGGCAGAGAACAGGACTTGA